The Arachis hypogaea cultivar Tifrunner chromosome 16, arahy.Tifrunner.gnm2.J5K5, whole genome shotgun sequence genome contains a region encoding:
- the LOC112697831 gene encoding triacylglycerol lipase OBL1-like gives MSCKELFGGTYLLLNPQEATLLDLLRLLFSSKLQNRSFIECPVDIKAEEFRQRWLLFTSIVAQKLLFTSGNTMKMVGGNLELWLNTLSSNGGFLGLFKNKLKGKVITPDASSATFMSVAGFLDYRVDLDKSIQDKNDDAKYKALLSMMASKFSYENEEYVGNAIRNHWHMKFWGLYSFWNDFQELWSTKAIILQDTKTKPNLIVVAFRGTQPFNSAQWITDVDLSWYELPNVGKIHSGFMKALGLQKNGGWPKEIDQTSKSNHIYAYYTLREELKTMLHANEDAKFIVTGHSLGGALAILFAAILTLHEEAWLLDKLEGVYTFGQPRVGDQAFGDFMKESMRKYDVKYRRYVYCNDLVPRIPYEDKTLFFKHFGPSLYFNSLYQGQVLEEEPNKNYFSVLWVIPKILNAVWELVRGFFLPLVKGKEYKDTWLMTLARFVGLIIPGVSAHLPPDYVNVTRLGSLREIQDLSVSETSKTD, from the exons aTGTCTTGCAAGGAACTATTTGGTGGCACTTACCTCTTACTGAACCCTCAAGAGGcaactcttcttgatcttctgaGACTCCTTTTTTCTTCTAAACTCCAAAACCGGAGTTTCATCGAATGTCCGGTGGACATTAAAGCAGAGGAATTCCGGCAAAGATGGCTCCTCTTCACCTCCATTGTCGCGCAAAAGCTTCTATTCACTTCAGGGAACACCATGAAAATGGTAGGAGGCAACTTGGAGTTGTGGCTCAATACACTTTCAAGCAATGGAGGATTTTTAGGGCTCTTCAAAAACAAACTAAAAG GAAAGGTGATAACACCAGATGCATCATCAGCAACGTTCATGTCCGTGGCAGGGTTCCTTGACTACCGAGTTGACTTAGACAAAAGCATTCAAGATAAGAACGATGATGCAAAGTACAAAGCTTTGTTATCTATGATGGCTTCAAAGTTCTCCTACGAGAATGAAGAATACGTTGGAAACGCAATTAGAAATCATTGGCAT ATGAAGTTTTGGGGGTTATACAGTTTCTGGAACG ATTTCCAAGAACTTTGGTCAACAAAAGCCATCATATTACAAGACACTAAGACCAAACCCAACTTGATTGTGGTTGCATTTAGAGGCACCCAACCATTTAATTCTGCCCAATGGATAACAGATGTAGATCTCTCATGGTATGAGCTTCCCAATGTTGGAAAGATCCATAGTGGGTTCATGAAAGCATTGGGCCTACAAAAAAATGGTGGGTGGCCCAAAGAGATAGATCAAACAAGCAAAAGTAATCATATTTATGCTTACTATACGCTTAGGGAGGAATTGAAAACAATGTTGCATGCAAATGAGGATGCAAAGTTCATAGTGACAGGGCATAGTTTGGGAGGGGCATTGGCAATTTTGTTTGCTGCAATTCTTACTTTGCATGAGGAGGCATGGCTTTTGGACAAGTTAGAAGGGGTTTACACATTTGGGCAGCCAAGGGTAGGGGACCAAGCATTTGGGGACTTCATGAAAGAGAGTATGAGAAAATATGATGTGAAATATAGGAGGTATGTTTATTGCAATGACTTGGTGCCTAGGATCCCTTATGAAGACAAAACCCTATTCTTTAAGCACTTTGGTCCTTCCTTATACTTCAACAGCTTGTACCAAGGGCAG GTTCTAGAGGAGGAGCCAAACAAGAATTACTTCTCTGTATTATGGGTCATACCCAAGATCTTAAACGCAGTTTGGGAGCTTGTGAGAGGATTCTTTCTCCCATTGGTTAAAGGCAAAGAATACAAAGACACTTGGTTGATGACACTGGCTAGGTTTGTTGGATTGATAATTCCAGGAGTATCAGCACATCTTCCCCCAGATTATGTCAATGTTACTCGACTGGGATCATTGCGAGAAATTCAGGATCTTTCCGTTTCAGAAACCTCAAAAACTGATTAA
- the LOC112697830 gene encoding uncharacterized protein — MPELGFHHHHHESAASWMRTRGRSRSRRSSSSSHTPASTRSTAALRGAAAAAAGDSTSPDSVIFTLESNLSFFSSASASVERCSFASDAHDRDSLASELSLHLAGNHESEFPQSETWSGPDPDPDPNKELADLAHSRKLQAVFCGKGEKAKVQKGDSDADSDDGNELLEFDSARNSFSLALRECQDRRSRSDALYNKHDRRRPASLDLNNGIATGSSPRLGAVKKSSVSSRRSGSGTFPSPGTPNYRQGGVAMQKGWCSERVPLHSSAARKQVGAALLPLSNGRTLPSKWEDAERWILSPVSGDGMGRVLPQQQRRPKSKSGPLGPPGIAFYSMYSPSVPMFEGRNGGNFIAGSPFSAGVISADGLAVTSGGHAGVLPGRTDPCMARSVSVHGCSEMQSQSSMPPQENFDCFKDAATNVSPEVSRRDMATQMSPEGSSCSSPNMRTSFSASTPPVLPITELQSVSFSKMDIRDVQVDERVTMTRWSKKHRALFSGRGSENVDRWKMKETSSQSSSLDSSERSKTASKAKREEAKIIAWENLQKAKAEAAIRKLEMKLEKKRASSMDKIMNKLRVAQKKAQEMRSSVSTNQPHQVVRTSHRALLFRRTGQMSSLSGCFTCHAF; from the exons CAGCCACACTCCTGCTTCTACCAGATCCACAGCTGCACTTCGCGGTGCCGCCGCCGCCGCTGCTGGTGACAGTACCAGTCCTGACTCCGTTATATTCACGCTCGAATCCAATCTCAGCTTCTTCTCCTCCGCCTCCGCCAGCGTCGAACGCTGCTCCTTCGCTTCCGATGCTCACGACCGTGATTCCCTCGCCTCCGAGCTCTCGCTG CATTTGGCAGGGAACCACGAGAGTGAGTTTCCACAGAGCGAGACCTGGAGCGGTCCAGATCCGGATCCGGATCCGAACAAAGAACTTGCAGATTTGGCGCATAGCAGGAAGCTACAAGCTGTGTTCTGTGGAAAGGGAGAAAAAGCGAAAG TTCAAAAGGGAGACAGTGATGCTGACAGTGATGATGGAAATGAATTATTGGAATTTGATTCTGCTAGAAACTCCTTTTCCCTAGCTCTGAGAG AATGCCAGGATAGGAGATCAAGATCTGATGCATTGTACAACAAGCATGATAGGAGAAGGCCTGCTTCATTGGATCTGAACAATGGCATTGCCACGGGATCTTCGCCTCGCCTTGGAGCTGTGAAAAAGAGTTCAGTTTCGTCTAGAAGGTCTGGTTCTGGCACTTTCCCTAGTCCCGGTACACCGAATTATCGGCAAGGTGGTGTTGCAATGCAAAAGGGTTGGTGCTCAGAGAGAGTTCCTTTGCATTCTAGTGCTGCGCGCAAGCAGGTTGGTGCGGCATTGTTGCCTCTCAGCAACGGCAGGACTTTGCCATCCAAGTGGGAAGATGCTGAGAGATGGATTCTGAGTCCTGTTTCAGGAGATGGCATGGGGAGAGTGCTCCCACAGCAGCAGAGGAGGCCCAAGTCAAAAAGTGGTCCACTTGGGCCACCTGGTATTGCATTTTACTCGATGTATTCACCTTCTGTGCCAATGTTTGAAGGCAGGAATGGAGGGAATTTTATTGCAGGTTCGCCGTTTTCTGCTGGTGTCATCTCAGCTGATGGATTAGCTGTCACTTCTGGTGGCCATGCTGGAGTGCTTCCGGGGAGAACGGATCCTTGTATGGCTCGCTCAGTTAGTGTCCATGGATGCTCTGAGATGCAGAGTCAGTCTTCAATGCCTCCCCAAG AGAATTTCGATTGTTTCAAAGATGCTGCCACCAATGTATCTCCGGAAGTTTCAAGGCGAGACATGGCAACACAGATGAGCCCAGAGGGTAGCTCATGCTCCTCTCCTAATATGAGGACTTCTTTCTCGGCCTCCACTCCACCTGTCCTGCCCATAACAGAATTGCAGAGTGTCTCATTCTCAAAAATGGATATCAGGGATGTGCAGGTAGATGAACGCGTTACAATGACAAGGTGGTCCAAGAAACACAGGGCTTTATTTTCTGGCAGAGGATCAGAAAATGTGGACCGCTGGAAAATGAAAGAAACAAGTTCTCAATCTTCATCTTTGGACAGTTCCGAAAGATCAAAGACTGCTTCAAA GGCTAAAAGGGAGGAAGCCAAAATCATTGCATGGGAGAACTTGCAAAAGGCAAAAGCTGAGGCAGCAATACGGAAACTAGAG ATGAAGTTGGAAAAGAAGCGAGCATCCTCTATGGATAAGATCATGAACAAACTGAGGGTAGCTCAGAAAAAAGCTCAGGAAATGAGAAGTTCAGTTTCAACCAACCAGCCCCATCAGGTTGTCAGAACTTCGCACAGGGCACTGTTATTTCGTAGAACTGGCCAGATGAGTTCTCTTAGTGGTTGTTTCACATGCCATGCCTTCTAA